A region of Saccharococcus thermophilus DNA encodes the following proteins:
- a CDS encoding GerAB/ArcD/ProY family transporter: MERVKIDARQLLVLIILFEHGSAIVIPLGVRAKQDVWLAILFGLAFGLLLFFVYYRLYRYYPDAPLTTYVQDITGPWIGKVLALIYIVYFLYIASRVLRDFGEMLLTFAYPETPLFILNAIMILTVMYGVYKGIEVVARTGILFLTLLYLLAVSGFILVISAGIVDLHRLQPVLEGGWQRVLKVVFTETLYVPFGEMIVFTMLFPYMNNPEKTKQTAITGMVLSGLNLTIIMTINVAVLGADVVARSTFPLLDTIRRIQVANFLERLDVFFMIALIIGGFFKISIFFYAAVTGTANLFRIQNHQRLVYPLGLMVLLLSIAIASNYPEHITEGLKIVPLYIHIPLQIIVPLCLLLIAAVRHRYFNQ, translated from the coding sequence ATGGAGCGAGTGAAGATAGACGCACGGCAATTACTCGTATTAATCATACTGTTTGAACACGGAAGTGCTATCGTTATTCCACTTGGTGTACGTGCAAAACAAGATGTTTGGCTTGCGATATTATTCGGTTTAGCGTTTGGTTTGCTATTGTTTTTTGTTTATTACCGCCTCTATCGTTACTATCCAGACGCTCCATTGACTACGTATGTACAAGACATTACTGGTCCTTGGATCGGTAAAGTTTTGGCGCTTATATATATTGTTTATTTTCTCTATATCGCTTCCCGGGTGCTCCGTGACTTTGGCGAGATGTTGTTAACGTTTGCGTATCCAGAAACACCGCTTTTTATTTTAAATGCGATTATGATATTAACGGTGATGTATGGCGTTTATAAAGGTATTGAGGTCGTTGCGCGGACAGGGATATTGTTTCTCACCTTGCTTTATCTCCTCGCAGTATCCGGGTTTATATTAGTCATTTCGGCAGGAATAGTGGATCTCCATCGGCTGCAACCGGTGTTGGAAGGAGGATGGCAACGGGTATTGAAAGTCGTGTTTACGGAGACGCTTTACGTTCCATTTGGGGAAATGATTGTTTTTACGATGTTATTTCCATATATGAATAACCCGGAAAAAACGAAACAAACCGCGATAACGGGTATGGTGTTAAGCGGTCTTAATTTGACAATTATTATGACGATCAACGTTGCCGTACTTGGAGCGGATGTTGTCGCCCGTTCTACCTTTCCGCTTTTAGACACGATACGGAGAATTCAAGTTGCGAATTTTTTGGAACGTCTTGATGTATTTTTTATGATTGCCCTTATTATTGGTGGATTTTTTAAAATATCCATATTTTTTTATGCTGCGGTTACTGGAACAGCGAATTTATTTCGTATTCAAAATCACCAGCGTCTCGTATATCCACTTGGGCTAATGGTTTTGCTGTTGTCCATCGCCATCGCGAGCAATTATCCGGAACATATTACAGAAGGATTAAAAATCGTTCCCCTTTATATACACATCCCATTGCAAATTATTGTTCCGCTCTGCCTGCTTCTTATTGCCGCCGTTCGCCATCGTTATTTCAACCAGTAA
- a CDS encoding Ger(x)C family spore germination protein: MKREIAISLSLLLCTTVLSGCWSKKELTDLAFVIAVGIDKTKDGKFAVTFQVVNPGNVAGARQHGGDSGGVPVSIYKATGDNLVEASRKASKKLSRLAYYAHTNLVVISEEVAKEGVDGLFDALERNSQFRATAMVVITRHHSAEDVLKILTPIDKIPANQIIKTLQFSEKIWGQTMNVDVGDVINDLASSGKAPIISGVEIVGSVQKGERQTNVQASEPDARLNANGLAMFKEDKLVGWMNGKAARGVLWILDKIEQTGVTIEWKQKKEAVAYKVVRAKTSVAAHMKKGKPSISIHIQAEGDIGETLVPVDFTNPKQIFALEKKAEKSIKKEVVKAVEEAKKAKTDIFGFGDVVYRSYPQRWKEMKLDWNDRYFPQLEVDVTVDAFIRRTGLRTKSYIFGQ, from the coding sequence ATGAAACGAGAAATAGCAATCAGTCTTTCACTTCTGTTATGTACAACCGTTCTTTCCGGATGTTGGAGCAAAAAAGAGCTGACCGATTTGGCGTTTGTCATCGCTGTCGGGATTGATAAGACGAAGGATGGAAAATTTGCGGTGACATTTCAAGTCGTCAATCCCGGAAACGTTGCTGGTGCGAGACAGCATGGTGGAGATAGTGGCGGGGTGCCTGTTTCCATCTACAAAGCAACAGGAGACAACCTCGTCGAGGCAAGCAGGAAAGCGTCTAAAAAGCTATCACGGCTTGCATACTATGCGCATACCAACTTAGTGGTTATTAGTGAAGAAGTTGCAAAAGAGGGAGTCGACGGGTTGTTTGACGCACTCGAAAGAAATAGTCAATTTCGCGCAACAGCAATGGTCGTGATCACCCGTCATCATTCAGCGGAAGATGTTCTAAAAATATTAACGCCCATTGATAAAATTCCAGCAAACCAAATTATAAAAACATTACAATTTTCTGAAAAAATATGGGGGCAAACGATGAATGTTGACGTAGGGGATGTAATTAATGATCTCGCTTCATCAGGAAAAGCACCAATCATTAGCGGCGTTGAGATTGTAGGAAGTGTACAAAAAGGGGAACGGCAAACGAACGTACAAGCTTCTGAACCTGACGCAAGATTGAATGCCAATGGTCTAGCTATGTTTAAAGAGGATAAACTTGTCGGATGGATGAATGGCAAAGCAGCGCGTGGAGTGTTATGGATTCTTGATAAAATTGAACAGACGGGCGTTACGATCGAATGGAAACAGAAAAAAGAAGCAGTTGCCTATAAAGTCGTTCGTGCCAAAACGAGCGTAGCGGCGCATATGAAAAAAGGAAAACCGTCCATTTCCATTCATATTCAGGCAGAGGGAGATATCGGCGAAACGCTTGTTCCGGTTGATTTTACAAATCCTAAGCAAATTTTTGCATTAGAAAAAAAAGCAGAAAAAAGCATCAAGAAGGAAGTCGTCAAGGCGGTAGAAGAAGCAAAAAAAGCAAAAACGGATATCTTTGGGTTTGGAGATGTTGTCTATCGTTCCTATCCGCAGCGATGGAAAGAAATGAAATTAGATTGGAATGATCGCTATTTTCCGCAACTAGAGGTAGATGTAACGGTAGATGCGTTTATTCGCCGGACAGGATTACGAACGAAATCGTACATATTTGGACAGTGA